From a region of the Lactuca sativa cultivar Salinas chromosome 4, Lsat_Salinas_v11, whole genome shotgun sequence genome:
- the LOC111890698 gene encoding F-box protein GID2 yields MKRSISFAEDQVNGGDDVDGGKMKKKIREDLVPDTEKGTGETVESPPETPDTAAGVLLDENLLYEVLKHVDARTLGAAGCVNKQWHRTAQDERLWELICTKHWANIGCGNNQLRSVVLALGGFRRLHSHYLWPLSKPSTSAATSSSSSTVAAAASSSAWPCLPPPRTIVPSKPTTTAAKTRWGKDEVQLSLSLLSIRYYEKMNFNNRK; encoded by the coding sequence ATGAAGAGATCAATCTCGTTTGCGGAAGATCAGGTCAACGGAGGTGATGATGTTGATGGTGgcaagatgaagaagaagatccgCGAAGATCTGGTGCCAGATACAGAAAAGGGAACGGGGGAGACGGTGGAGTCGCCACCGGAGACGCCGGATACGGCGGCGGGTGTTTTGCTGGACGAGAATTTGCTATATGAAGTTCTGAAGCATGTGGACGCGCGGACGTTAGGTGCGGCGGGATGCGTGAACAAGCAGTGGCATCGTACAGCTCAAGATGAGCGGTTATGGGAGCTGATCTGTACAAAGCACTGGGCGAATATCGGATGCGGTAACAACCAGCTTCGGTCGGTGGTTCTTGCCCTCGGTGGCTTCCGGCGACTCCACTCTCATTACTTATGGCCTTTATCCAAGCCTTCCACCTCTGCCGCTACCTCATCGTCGTCTTCCACCGTCGCTGCTGCCGCATCCTCTTCGGCTTGGCCGTGTCTACCACCGCCTCGTACAATTGTTCCGTCGAAGCCTACCACCACCGCTGCGAAAACCCGTTGGGGGAAAGACGAGGTTCAGCTTTCTCTATCTCTTCTCTCGATTCGTTACTATGAGAAGATGAATTTCAATAACCGAAAATGA